One stretch of Lottiidibacillus patelloidae DNA includes these proteins:
- a CDS encoding SDR family NAD(P)-dependent oxidoreductase translates to MKHVIITGAGSGLGAELAKLYACKGFHIILLGRTKSRLEKAKNEIEELRGKATIFTCNVANYADVERVIEEIAKQFPSINGVINNAGVGYFGNLEQLTEQEINEMIDTNVKGTIYLTSKVLPLLRKAEQAKIMNIISTAGLRGKVNESVYVASKFAVRGFTESLVKEFADTNIAVTAVYMGGMSTPFWEGSNHIKDSSRLKDPKFVAEKIINEDNGQPEIFIDR, encoded by the coding sequence ATGAAACATGTTATTATTACTGGGGCAGGCTCAGGCTTAGGTGCTGAACTTGCTAAACTATATGCCTGCAAAGGCTTCCATATTATTTTACTCGGAAGAACAAAAAGTCGTCTCGAAAAAGCGAAGAATGAAATTGAAGAACTAAGGGGAAAAGCAACTATTTTCACATGTAATGTTGCAAATTATGCTGATGTAGAACGAGTGATTGAAGAAATAGCTAAACAGTTCCCTTCAATAAATGGTGTGATTAATAATGCAGGTGTAGGCTACTTCGGTAATCTCGAACAGCTAACCGAACAAGAAATTAATGAAATGATTGATACAAATGTCAAAGGTACCATTTATTTAACGTCTAAAGTGCTGCCACTGTTGCGTAAAGCAGAACAAGCAAAAATTATGAACATTATTTCGACTGCTGGTTTACGAGGAAAAGTAAACGAATCTGTTTACGTTGCCTCTAAGTTTGCTGTACGGGGCTTTACCGAAAGCTTGGTAAAAGAGTTTGCTGATACAAACATAGCAGTCACTGCCGTATATATGGGAGGAATGTCTACTCCATTTTGGGAAGGAAGCAATCATATTAAAGATTCCTCCCGTCTAAAAGATCCTAAATTTGTTGCCGAAAAAATTATAAATGAAGATAACGGCCAACCTGAAATATTTATTGACCGTTAA
- a CDS encoding YfhH family protein has protein sequence MEKRYSQMSEFELRQEIGHLNEKAKKAEQMGMVSEFAVLERKVVMAKAYLLNPDDYKSGEVYEITGDPGYYFKINYMNGHFAWGHRLNSSEEEAFPISLLGNLVDIKEK, from the coding sequence ATGGAAAAAAGATATAGCCAAATGTCTGAGTTTGAACTTAGACAGGAAATTGGTCACTTAAATGAAAAAGCAAAAAAAGCAGAACAAATGGGTATGGTCAGTGAATTTGCTGTGCTAGAACGGAAAGTAGTAATGGCAAAGGCATATTTATTAAACCCAGATGACTACAAATCTGGAGAAGTGTATGAAATTACTGGAGATCCAGGGTATTATTTTAAAATTAATTACATGAATGGTCATTTTGCATGGGGACATCGATTAAACTCTAGTGAGGAAGAGGCATTTCCAATTTCTTTATTAGGTAATCTTGTGGATATAAAAGAGAAGTAG
- a CDS encoding YpzG family protein, which translates to MVKENNRKKFSENRYSDPFQSPRANAKHAYAQVNGETQQAQNTIILERQTRKRS; encoded by the coding sequence TTGGTAAAAGAAAATAACCGAAAAAAATTCAGTGAGAATAGATACAGTGATCCATTCCAATCTCCACGAGCTAATGCAAAACATGCCTATGCTCAAGTAAACGGTGAAACACAGCAAGCGCAAAACACAATTATTTTAGAACGCCAAACAAGAAAGCGTTCATAA
- the sspK gene encoding small, acid-soluble spore protein K, which yields MRNKQKGFPNRISYDGEPRAKEEYASKRANGTINTHPEDRMRNSSHR from the coding sequence ATGCGAAATAAACAAAAAGGCTTCCCTAACCGGATTTCTTACGACGGGGAACCGCGAGCGAAAGAAGAGTATGCTTCAAAACGTGCAAATGGAACAATTAATACGCATCCAGAAGATCGTATGAGAAATTCAAGTCACCGCTAA
- a CDS encoding YfhJ family protein has product MEEIFERLTKQLLIKNSDLTEKQARTWVEVLWEDFETTRAKAGRKYLGKEMTENMVIQMINHYGNRLHEFAATNPKYAHLLNDNDFLN; this is encoded by the coding sequence TTGGAAGAAATTTTTGAGCGATTAACAAAACAATTATTAATAAAGAATAGTGATTTAACGGAAAAACAAGCACGTACTTGGGTTGAAGTATTGTGGGAAGATTTTGAAACAACGCGAGCAAAAGCAGGTAGAAAATATTTAGGTAAAGAAATGACAGAGAATATGGTTATACAAATGATTAACCATTATGGAAATAGACTCCATGAGTTCGCCGCAACTAATCCAAAGTACGCACATTTATTAAATGATAATGACTTCTTAAATTAA
- a CDS encoding metal-dependent hydrolase, translating into MDTATHFAMGFALGGIATLDPVIAQDPVATNAVLLATVLGSQAPDTDTVLKLKSNAIYLRNHRGATHSIPAVLLWPIVISSIIHFFVPEVNGIHLWLWTFLAVFLHVFVDIFNAYGTQALRPFSQKWLALGVINTMDPFILAAHGIGFVLWIYGQDPGYTFIVIYIIIIGYYLWRIKAKHDVIKQACSIIPGGKVIISPTFNWYKWHLVIKTDTKLYVAKSYNGKIEILDEYDFVPIPKNDIISAAKKDKNIAAFLSFSPIHRWEINEFEDFIEVRFIDLRYRSKGHYPFVAVVHLDYDLERLSSFTGWIFSEKKLMKKMNAAIRE; encoded by the coding sequence ATGGATACTGCAACACACTTTGCAATGGGGTTTGCGCTTGGTGGAATCGCTACTCTTGACCCAGTTATTGCACAAGATCCCGTTGCTACAAATGCAGTTTTGCTTGCTACAGTATTAGGCTCGCAAGCTCCAGATACAGATACAGTACTAAAATTAAAAAGTAACGCCATATACTTACGAAACCATCGAGGGGCTACACATTCCATCCCTGCTGTATTACTTTGGCCAATTGTCATCTCATCTATTATTCATTTTTTTGTGCCTGAAGTTAACGGCATTCATTTATGGTTGTGGACTTTCTTGGCAGTATTTTTACACGTGTTTGTTGATATTTTTAATGCCTATGGAACGCAAGCACTTCGACCTTTTTCACAAAAGTGGCTAGCGTTAGGTGTTATTAACACGATGGATCCATTTATATTGGCTGCCCATGGCATAGGCTTTGTATTATGGATTTATGGTCAGGATCCAGGTTATACATTTATTGTTATCTATATAATCATTATAGGTTATTACTTATGGAGAATAAAGGCAAAGCACGATGTTATCAAGCAAGCTTGTAGCATCATCCCAGGTGGGAAAGTAATTATATCTCCTACATTTAATTGGTATAAGTGGCATTTAGTTATTAAAACCGATACTAAACTTTATGTCGCTAAATCGTATAACGGTAAAATTGAAATACTAGATGAATATGACTTTGTCCCAATACCTAAAAATGACATAATATCTGCGGCTAAAAAAGATAAAAACATTGCTGCCTTTTTATCCTTTTCTCCGATCCACAGGTGGGAAATTAATGAATTTGAAGACTTTATCGAAGTCAGGTTTATAGATCTACGCTATCGCAGTAAGGGACATTATCCGTTTGTTGCTGTTGTTCATCTTGATTATGACTTAGAGCGACTGTCTTCTTTTACAGGATGGATATTCAGCGAGAAGAAATTAATGAAGAAAATGAATGCTGCAATCAGGGAATAA
- a CDS encoding MFS transporter, which yields MTNKIQVFSEYKIKNNDTNSYEKAMDAVIARLKEDGARNIQWYKSVDQNNLYVEMYEVDSMDDYNRIKVLRKSSVEERYKDIHPFIEGDAEKLHMWAFATVKK from the coding sequence ATGACTAATAAAATTCAAGTATTTTCCGAATACAAAATAAAAAACAATGATACTAATTCTTATGAAAAAGCGATGGATGCTGTTATTGCTCGTTTAAAAGAAGATGGTGCTAGAAACATCCAATGGTATAAGTCGGTTGACCAAAATAATTTATATGTTGAAATGTATGAAGTAGACTCCATGGATGACTATAATCGAATTAAAGTATTAAGAAAAAGTAGTGTAGAAGAGCGATATAAAGACATACACCCTTTTATTGAAGGTGATGCTGAGAAACTTCATATGTGGGCGTTTGCAACGGTTAAAAAATAA
- the mutY gene encoding A/G-specific adenine glycosylase, with protein MNKEENWYEDFSIEGFQTDLISWFENEQRILPWRENKDPYRVWVSEIMLQQTKVDTVIPYYNRFMELFPTTKHLAEAEEERVLKAWEGLGYYSRARNLQAAVREVVERYGGTVPNDPEKIANLKGVGPYTTGAISSIAYDLPEPAVDGNVMRVLSRVFFITEDIAKQKTRKLFEEIVRTIISKDNPSAFNQGLMELGALICTPKSPSCLLCPVQEHCKAFAEGVEDELPIKSKKKAPRPLAMAAIILTDEADNIVIHRRPESGLLANLWELPNHETQNGGADQHEQLKSFLHDEYSLHVTIGEHIANLEHIFSHIKWNIAVYVGKLNKQFAMRDDLRIVNKKELEKYPFPVSHQKIIASYYR; from the coding sequence GTGAATAAAGAGGAAAATTGGTACGAGGATTTTTCAATTGAAGGATTTCAGACAGATTTAATAAGTTGGTTTGAAAATGAGCAACGAATATTACCTTGGAGAGAAAATAAAGACCCATATCGTGTATGGGTCTCAGAAATAATGCTACAACAAACAAAAGTAGATACGGTCATTCCCTATTACAATCGCTTTATGGAACTATTTCCGACTACCAAACATTTGGCAGAAGCGGAAGAAGAGCGTGTCTTGAAAGCTTGGGAAGGGTTAGGATATTACTCTAGAGCACGTAATTTGCAAGCGGCTGTTCGTGAAGTTGTTGAAAGATACGGTGGTACGGTACCAAATGACCCTGAAAAAATAGCAAATTTAAAAGGAGTAGGACCATATACTACTGGCGCTATCTCTAGTATTGCCTATGATCTGCCAGAACCAGCTGTAGATGGAAATGTGATGCGTGTATTATCGCGCGTTTTCTTTATTACTGAAGATATTGCAAAACAGAAAACGAGAAAACTCTTTGAAGAGATAGTTCGTACAATAATTTCTAAAGATAATCCTTCAGCATTTAACCAAGGATTGATGGAATTAGGTGCATTAATATGTACGCCAAAGTCTCCTTCCTGTTTATTATGTCCTGTACAAGAGCATTGTAAGGCATTTGCGGAAGGAGTAGAGGATGAACTACCGATAAAAAGTAAAAAGAAAGCACCAAGACCACTTGCGATGGCAGCGATAATCTTAACGGACGAAGCAGATAATATTGTGATCCATCGCCGACCAGAATCCGGCTTACTGGCAAATTTGTGGGAGTTACCTAACCATGAAACGCAAAATGGTGGAGCTGACCAACACGAACAATTAAAAAGCTTTCTGCACGATGAATATAGCCTTCATGTTACTATTGGTGAACACATAGCTAACTTAGAGCATATTTTTTCACATATAAAGTGGAATATTGCAGTATATGTTGGCAAATTGAATAAGCAATTTGCCATGCGAGATGACTTACGTATAGTAAACAAAAAGGAATTGGAAAAATATCCATTTCCAGTATCACATCAAAAAATTATTGCAAGCTATTATCGCTAA